Proteins encoded together in one Amphritea japonica ATCC BAA-1530 window:
- a CDS encoding DUF3422 family protein, with the protein MQFHSQRQMIANEVHARPFQQLGAPLKVLHFALMLEEKSIAEVRNEISEFFVACGGQAMEPGASFYYQQLEKLALRWEAHTEFYTLTLYHNQLDSSWEQTLPGLPEGWSDQLPGELIGGVQIQVLAPSTEGDEQMAKDLFKHHQYIGSNVMRGAARVWTDFRAEGEFFLDRILVKNIDMHGYQCGRLIQRLCEIDTYRAVALLGIEPARKVMQKVTKLDRELAEITVKLSELEKGDESDTLDALMILSAQAEEISADTVNRFSASDAYYALVRMRISELEEVRIEGLQTLEQFIERRVDPAMRTWRAAAQRLERLSQRIARASNLLRSRVDLSTEQKIHGLLSSMNKRTRRQLNLQAKLETFSIIVVTYYLFDLVERTIRHMTSGEPEEIAINWLSYSLPAIVILVWWYVRRVTKEFKSDD; encoded by the coding sequence GTGCAGTTTCATTCTCAACGCCAGATGATTGCCAATGAAGTACATGCCCGGCCGTTTCAACAGCTTGGCGCGCCGCTGAAAGTGCTGCACTTCGCCCTGATGCTTGAAGAGAAGAGTATCGCTGAAGTGCGTAACGAAATCTCAGAGTTTTTTGTTGCTTGCGGTGGTCAGGCGATGGAACCCGGGGCAAGTTTTTACTATCAACAGTTGGAGAAGCTGGCGCTGCGATGGGAAGCGCATACTGAGTTTTATACTTTGACGCTTTACCATAACCAGCTCGACAGTAGTTGGGAACAGACATTGCCGGGGTTACCGGAAGGCTGGAGTGATCAACTCCCGGGTGAATTGATAGGTGGTGTTCAGATTCAGGTGCTGGCTCCGTCTACCGAAGGTGATGAGCAGATGGCAAAGGATCTGTTTAAACATCATCAGTATATTGGTTCTAACGTAATGCGCGGGGCTGCGAGAGTCTGGACCGATTTTCGTGCAGAAGGTGAGTTTTTTCTTGATCGTATCCTGGTGAAAAACATTGATATGCACGGCTATCAGTGTGGTCGACTCATACAACGGCTTTGTGAGATTGATACCTACCGGGCTGTGGCTTTATTAGGTATAGAGCCGGCACGTAAAGTGATGCAAAAAGTTACTAAGCTGGATCGCGAACTGGCAGAAATAACGGTTAAGTTAAGCGAACTTGAAAAAGGGGATGAGTCAGATACGCTGGATGCCCTGATGATCTTATCCGCTCAGGCGGAAGAGATCTCAGCGGATACGGTCAACCGCTTCTCCGCATCGGATGCCTATTATGCGCTGGTGAGAATGCGAATCTCAGAGTTAGAAGAGGTTCGTATCGAAGGGCTGCAGACCTTGGAGCAGTTTATAGAGCGTCGGGTTGACCCGGCGATGCGCACCTGGCGGGCGGCAGCACAACGACTGGAACGGTTGTCTCAACGTATTGCCCGTGCCAGTAACCTGCTGCGTTCCCGGGTAGACCTGTCGACCGAACAGAAAATCCACGGATTACTCAGTTCAATGAATAAACGTACTCGTCGCCAGTTGAACTTACAGGCGAAGCTAGAAACTTTCTCGATAATCGTCGTGACATACTACTTGTTTGATCTGGTGGAACGAACAATTCGTCATATGACCTCGGGTGAACCTGAAGAGATAGCAATCAACTGGCTTAGTTACTCTTTACCAGCGATTGTGATCTTAGTTTGGTGGTATGTGCGGCGGGTTACTAAAGAGTTTAAGTCGGACGATTAA
- a CDS encoding tetratricopeptide repeat protein, translated as MGTDLMPPGVSNPDGHFEDLPLVNLHDRILALNNTDWRYHDDSTFDPFIRMDLLSRYVSHREETSDKLCGVKDPRVCLFLPAWHKLLNKQGRYLVVLRHWSGSTQSLLHRHSRNLALGDGNNTLDLSFWHSPEQAARMWLASHRRILALLEESPEQCLVVSHRSLLEGLPLINKVNNFFDLKLDTTTPSPIRNNLSQDNVDSKLKSLLSDSLQAELEAIWNALTLHINHRTTDESPHWVATIDNKKSEITQKPIDFVGALQIDGTNNPRAVSGSLQDQLTSLVHDPQLPLRSDELIKDIQKEDRFSGISWEKLARAQLSRGNASGAKHSLMQMIISGRFPPFVYMLLGDCYNAELDYAGAEHCYQQAIRLNKNNPAFHIRLATIWLIQGRTKKAIEHLQQTLSNHPNHSGLALALSNCLDLQGNTSKAINLLQSITEPPEALSNRFIALTMKTNHSQGKALHKTKVDFKIKNPTLQNEIAYLIAHIKNPAAREDLAQRITRHWE; from the coding sequence ATGGGTACAGACCTAATGCCTCCGGGGGTTTCTAACCCAGATGGCCATTTTGAGGATCTCCCACTCGTTAACCTTCATGATCGAATATTAGCCCTTAATAACACAGACTGGCGCTATCATGATGACTCTACATTTGATCCATTTATTCGAATGGACCTACTATCGCGCTATGTCTCCCACCGTGAAGAAACATCTGACAAACTCTGTGGGGTTAAAGATCCAAGGGTCTGCTTATTCCTGCCAGCATGGCATAAGTTACTAAATAAACAGGGCCGTTATTTGGTTGTTTTGAGGCACTGGAGCGGTAGCACTCAATCACTTTTGCACCGACATAGTCGAAACCTGGCTCTGGGAGACGGTAACAACACATTGGACCTTAGCTTTTGGCATTCACCTGAGCAAGCCGCTCGCATGTGGCTGGCATCACACCGACGTATTCTTGCTCTTCTGGAAGAATCGCCTGAGCAATGCCTGGTTGTATCCCATCGCTCATTATTAGAAGGTTTACCTCTAATAAATAAAGTAAACAACTTCTTCGACCTGAAACTAGATACCACAACCCCCTCTCCCATTCGCAATAACCTCAGCCAAGACAATGTAGACTCTAAGCTGAAAAGTTTACTTTCTGACTCTTTACAAGCTGAACTTGAAGCTATCTGGAACGCACTCACTCTGCACATAAACCACAGAACAACTGATGAAAGCCCACACTGGGTGGCAACAATCGATAACAAAAAAAGCGAAATCACACAGAAACCAATTGATTTCGTGGGCGCTCTTCAGATAGACGGCACTAACAATCCGAGAGCAGTCTCTGGGAGTTTGCAGGATCAACTAACCTCACTTGTTCATGATCCACAATTACCCCTTCGATCAGATGAGTTAATAAAAGACATTCAAAAAGAAGACAGGTTTTCTGGAATCTCATGGGAAAAGCTAGCTAGAGCGCAACTCAGTCGAGGTAATGCCTCAGGGGCAAAGCACTCTCTCATGCAGATGATAATAAGTGGTCGCTTCCCTCCTTTTGTCTATATGTTGTTAGGTGATTGCTACAATGCAGAACTTGATTACGCAGGGGCTGAGCATTGTTACCAACAAGCGATTCGCCTCAACAAAAATAATCCAGCATTTCATATTCGGCTTGCAACCATTTGGCTTATACAAGGACGTACAAAGAAAGCAATAGAGCACCTACAACAAACTCTGTCTAATCACCCAAACCATTCAGGTTTAGCTCTTGCATTATCGAACTGTCTCGATCTGCAAGGAAACACAAGTAAAGCGATAAATTTATTACAATCAATAACCGAGCCCCCAGAAGCTCTCTCAAATAGGTTCATTGCCCTCACCATGAAAACAAACCATTCTCAGGGAAAGGCGTTGCACAAAACCAAAGTAGATTTCAAAATCAAGAATCCAACGCTACAAAATGAGATCGCATACTTGATTGCTCACATAAAGAATCCGGCGGCACGTGAAGACTTAGCCCAGCGTATCACCAGACATTGGGAATAA
- a CDS encoding TIGR02281 family clan AA aspartic protease: protein MKQDSSQRSIAKLFTHLTWIIILGLFYLLFQDQLLQKNDPNHDLNTVENDQPVVLQRNRQGHYVAPGNINGQPVRFLLDTGATDISIPGALADKLTLIPGRASYASTANGTIKVYDTQLDSVALGGLSLPNVSAHINPHMQGDTVLLGMSFLKHLELTQRGDTLTLKH, encoded by the coding sequence ATGAAACAGGACAGCAGCCAGCGATCTATCGCGAAACTCTTTACCCATCTGACCTGGATTATCATTCTGGGCCTGTTTTATCTGTTGTTTCAGGATCAGCTGTTGCAGAAAAACGACCCCAATCACGACCTGAATACCGTGGAGAACGACCAACCGGTTGTACTGCAACGTAACCGTCAGGGTCATTACGTGGCGCCCGGCAATATCAACGGTCAGCCGGTTCGGTTTCTACTGGATACCGGTGCAACTGATATTAGCATCCCCGGTGCATTAGCCGACAAACTCACATTAATACCTGGCCGGGCATCATATGCCAGTACCGCTAATGGCACGATCAAAGTCTATGATACCCAGCTTGACTCGGTCGCTTTAGGCGGATTATCACTGCCGAATGTGTCTGCCCACATCAACCCTCATATGCAGGGCGATACCGTTTTGCTGGGCATGAGTTTTTTAAAACATCTGGAACTGACTCAACGGGGAGATACACTAACGTTGAAGCACTAG
- a CDS encoding GGDEF domain-containing protein, producing MVKGDLDSFYSFLDHLPIAALVISFEEHQVDDLSAQKICHVNFKYLELIGYPLSATPDAASWMQLAYPQPEYRQEITNRWKDESAAAMQRDDVTAKAIVNVRCNDGRNRCFEAFSEVRSTILPNHYIISFIDITDMTVKMEGLKRQSVMDQLTGVYNQYHLLQRVEQEIERAVSSDSYFTLMMFDLDFFKMINDRYGYECGDQVLISCASMINEVLSSEDCLARWNGADFIVLIREGNSGIARQVIQKALQKIRAHTFLWQDISFAMTATIGLTTYQSGDNADKVLERADLALKRGKQMGGDFVFMDITSG from the coding sequence TTGGTAAAGGGTGATTTAGATAGTTTCTACAGTTTCTTAGATCACTTACCGATCGCAGCTTTAGTGATTTCTTTTGAAGAACACCAGGTTGATGATCTGAGTGCTCAGAAAATATGTCATGTGAATTTTAAGTATCTTGAACTGATAGGTTATCCATTGTCGGCGACTCCTGATGCGGCTAGTTGGATGCAGTTAGCTTACCCTCAGCCTGAATATCGACAGGAGATAACAAACCGTTGGAAAGATGAATCTGCAGCTGCAATGCAACGTGATGATGTAACTGCTAAGGCTATCGTTAACGTACGTTGCAATGATGGCCGGAATCGTTGTTTTGAAGCGTTTAGTGAAGTTAGAAGTACTATCCTGCCCAATCACTATATTATTTCCTTTATCGATATAACTGATATGACGGTAAAGATGGAAGGCCTTAAACGTCAGTCAGTTATGGATCAGTTGACTGGTGTCTATAATCAATATCATCTGTTACAGCGAGTTGAGCAGGAGATAGAACGTGCAGTGAGTAGTGATTCTTACTTTACGTTGATGATGTTTGACCTGGATTTTTTCAAGATGATTAATGACCGCTATGGTTATGAATGCGGTGATCAGGTTTTAATCTCCTGTGCAAGCATGATCAATGAGGTGTTGAGTTCTGAGGATTGTTTAGCTCGATGGAATGGTGCTGATTTTATTGTGTTGATCCGCGAAGGCAATTCCGGAATTGCACGGCAGGTGATACAGAAAGCCTTGCAGAAAATTCGCGCTCATACATTTTTGTGGCAGGATATATCTTTTGCAATGACGGCCACTATTGGTTTAACGACTTATCAATCCGGAGACAATGCTGACAAAGTCTTAGAGCGTGCAGATCTTGCATTGAAACGAGGTAAGCAAATGGGGGGCGATTTTGTTTTTATGGACATCACCTCAGGCTAA
- a CDS encoding ion transporter, whose protein sequence is MNNIRKLTYEILEIGNKQHMLGRVIDIFLIALISLNVLFVILETLPSISADNHLWFHRFEVFSVLVFTLEYIARVWSAVEDDERNHHQPFWGRIRYMLTPMALIDLIVILPFYLSMVITGIDLRFMRVLRLLRVFKLTRYSSSMSLLLQVLHRESRSISAALFVLFMLIIVASSLIYFAEHKAQPDVFSSIPAAMWWSIVTMTTVGYGDVIPITAMGKIMASIISIMSLGIVALPAGLLASGFSEALRQRRRTYEKMVNLAIQDGVVDSVEDKALNQMRKALGISKEDAAHILHSNLDQKLEQDMQHDLAQLRKEIDAVLHDHCPHCNHAVKWLERRAR, encoded by the coding sequence ATGAATAATATACGTAAACTGACGTACGAAATTCTTGAGATCGGTAACAAGCAACACATGCTGGGCAGAGTGATCGATATTTTCTTAATCGCCCTGATATCATTAAACGTGTTGTTTGTTATTTTGGAGACCCTGCCCTCTATCAGTGCAGATAACCACCTCTGGTTTCATCGGTTTGAGGTATTCTCTGTACTTGTGTTCACCCTCGAATACATTGCCCGGGTCTGGAGCGCAGTTGAGGACGATGAGCGTAATCATCACCAGCCGTTTTGGGGCAGAATACGTTACATGCTGACCCCGATGGCCCTCATCGACCTGATCGTTATACTGCCGTTTTATCTGAGCATGGTAATAACCGGTATCGACCTACGCTTTATGCGGGTATTACGTCTGCTGCGAGTCTTTAAACTAACCCGCTACTCCTCTTCTATGTCATTGCTATTGCAGGTTCTACATCGCGAATCCAGATCGATTAGCGCGGCCCTGTTTGTGCTCTTTATGCTGATTATCGTCGCATCAAGTCTGATCTATTTCGCAGAACATAAAGCCCAACCTGATGTTTTCAGCAGTATTCCTGCAGCGATGTGGTGGTCAATTGTCACTATGACAACTGTTGGCTATGGCGATGTTATTCCCATCACTGCGATGGGTAAAATAATGGCCTCGATCATCAGCATTATGAGTTTAGGTATCGTGGCTCTTCCTGCTGGGTTATTGGCATCAGGTTTCAGCGAAGCGCTTAGACAGCGACGCAGAACCTATGAAAAAATGGTCAACCTGGCCATTCAGGATGGCGTTGTAGACTCAGTAGAAGATAAAGCCCTGAACCAGATGCGCAAAGCCCTGGGAATCAGCAAAGAGGATGCCGCTCATATTCTTCATTCCAATCTGGACCAGAAACTGGAGCAAGATATGCAGCATGATCTGGCCCAGTTACGAAAGGAGATAGACGCTGTGTTGCATGACCACTGCCCTCACTGTAACCACGCGGTAAAATGGCTTGAACGAAGAGCTAGATAA
- a CDS encoding CmcI family methyltransferase, with amino-acid sequence MHASSLENMRKCYQKYIVGSELEKRNPLKVLDVGGADINGSYSEVFSDANVQYLGTDLAPGPGVSVILDDPNAFPLEDNSIDVVISGQMLEHCEFFWVVFAEFVRVLKDDGFIFLIAPSSGPIHNYPVDCYRFYPDAYRALAKYTGCNLVEVWHDNRGPWDDLVGVFSKAELAKKNADNDISLALTANSKAAIAPTAFETVQGELPYIEVLKLLHESISPENYLEIGVRNGRSLSLANCHSVGVDPDPEITYELAYNARVLKLTSDYFFELATDPVLQQKPDLVFIDGMHLFEYVLRDFINVEKVSGPHTVVVVDDIYPNHPEQATRERNTRVWTGDVWKLHTLLKKYRPDLTLVPINTSPTGLLIILGLDSKNDTLIKRYNPIVREALHKLDKPDQNTIGRVGALSPSADNLRQLSQVVARAKRLSLPYKSQAGFFDCLISHGPVKPVDASKQLAMSVVVIAYNMARELPRTLRSLTPPIQKNISVDDYEIIVVDNGSTDGVDETLYHAISPNIRIIKAEGNSSSPVAAINQGLALARGEVVGVMIDGARMASPGLLHRALAASKSSPQAAIGTLAFHLGNDVQMKSILAGYDREVEDELLSTVDWEDDGYKLFDVSVFAGSSKGGWFDLPAETNAIFLSAHNWIKIGGYDERFQQPGGGLANLDTWYRICDNPGLNVVMLLGEGTFHQFHGGVATNATSSSWDQFNKEYVEIRGQSYKPPKNVNVSYFGSIQDNQKPSILESSFKSLPQSNKLPTSNIEVNERPFNSKFPPSLLSEIQKGVMRTKYRDVPFFKSPLDIGIYYQLLNKASAKTIIEIGSKFGGSALWFADTLTAYGVESPKVLSIDIELLAEFTDDRIEFITGDAANLGEVLNESLLQELPRPIVVIEDSSHFYQHSTATLNFFHRYLQKGDYIVIEDGVCSQLSESRYRTYDNGPNRAVRDFLLAHGDDYEIDTALCDHYGINATYNPNGYLRRI; translated from the coding sequence ATGCATGCAAGTTCGTTAGAGAATATGAGAAAGTGCTATCAGAAATATATTGTTGGCAGCGAACTTGAAAAAAGAAATCCATTAAAGGTTTTGGACGTAGGCGGTGCAGATATCAATGGCAGCTACTCTGAGGTTTTTTCGGACGCAAATGTACAGTATTTGGGGACTGATCTCGCTCCTGGGCCTGGTGTTTCGGTTATTCTGGACGATCCGAATGCATTCCCGTTAGAAGACAACTCCATCGATGTAGTGATCTCAGGGCAGATGCTTGAGCACTGTGAGTTTTTCTGGGTAGTGTTTGCTGAGTTTGTCAGAGTATTGAAAGATGATGGGTTCATCTTTTTAATCGCCCCCTCTTCTGGCCCAATACATAATTATCCGGTGGATTGTTATCGGTTTTATCCTGATGCATATCGCGCTTTAGCGAAGTATACAGGCTGCAACTTGGTCGAAGTATGGCATGATAATCGTGGCCCATGGGACGATTTGGTCGGTGTGTTTAGCAAGGCTGAGCTTGCTAAAAAAAATGCTGATAACGATATTTCACTTGCTTTAACAGCTAACTCAAAAGCGGCCATAGCGCCTACGGCATTTGAAACTGTACAAGGCGAGTTGCCATACATTGAGGTTCTAAAGCTTTTACACGAAAGTATATCACCTGAGAACTACCTTGAGATTGGTGTACGCAATGGGCGCAGCTTATCTTTAGCTAATTGCCATTCCGTTGGTGTGGATCCAGATCCGGAAATAACCTATGAGCTAGCTTACAATGCACGGGTTTTGAAGCTGACCAGCGATTATTTTTTTGAGCTTGCGACAGATCCGGTTTTGCAACAAAAGCCAGATCTTGTGTTTATTGATGGCATGCATCTGTTTGAATACGTTCTAAGGGATTTTATCAATGTAGAAAAGGTGAGTGGCCCTCATACGGTTGTTGTGGTTGATGATATTTATCCTAATCATCCTGAGCAGGCAACGCGAGAGAGAAATACGAGGGTTTGGACCGGTGATGTATGGAAGTTACATACACTACTTAAAAAGTACCGGCCTGATTTAACATTGGTTCCAATTAATACCAGTCCAACCGGTTTGTTGATCATTCTTGGATTGGATTCCAAAAATGATACGCTAATCAAGCGATATAACCCTATTGTTCGTGAGGCACTACATAAGCTAGATAAACCCGATCAAAACACTATTGGGAGGGTGGGAGCGTTATCGCCTTCAGCAGATAATTTGCGCCAATTATCACAAGTAGTAGCCCGCGCAAAGCGGCTTAGCCTCCCGTACAAATCACAAGCTGGTTTCTTTGATTGTCTGATAAGCCACGGGCCCGTCAAACCGGTGGACGCTTCGAAGCAGCTTGCTATGAGTGTTGTTGTCATTGCTTACAATATGGCGCGTGAATTACCTCGTACACTAAGAAGCCTGACACCGCCGATTCAGAAAAATATATCTGTAGATGATTATGAGATTATTGTGGTGGATAACGGTTCTACCGATGGTGTCGATGAAACTCTATATCATGCTATCTCACCAAATATTCGTATTATTAAGGCTGAGGGTAATTCTTCCTCTCCGGTAGCTGCGATTAATCAAGGTCTTGCTTTAGCCCGTGGCGAAGTCGTAGGCGTGATGATTGACGGTGCCCGAATGGCATCGCCAGGCTTGTTGCACAGGGCACTAGCGGCATCAAAATCCTCTCCGCAAGCCGCGATTGGCACGTTGGCGTTTCATTTGGGCAACGATGTTCAAATGAAGTCAATACTTGCGGGTTATGATAGAGAGGTTGAAGATGAATTGCTAAGTACCGTTGACTGGGAGGACGATGGCTATAAGCTATTTGACGTATCTGTGTTTGCCGGTTCCTCCAAGGGTGGGTGGTTTGATCTGCCTGCAGAAACCAATGCCATTTTTTTGAGTGCTCATAATTGGATAAAAATAGGCGGCTATGATGAGCGCTTTCAGCAGCCTGGTGGTGGGCTTGCCAATTTGGATACTTGGTATCGAATTTGCGATAATCCCGGTTTAAATGTGGTTATGTTGCTGGGAGAAGGGACGTTTCACCAATTTCATGGCGGTGTAGCAACTAATGCAACAAGCTCTAGTTGGGACCAGTTTAATAAAGAATACGTGGAAATTAGAGGGCAATCCTATAAGCCGCCGAAAAATGTTAATGTATCCTATTTTGGCAGCATTCAGGATAACCAAAAGCCAAGTATCTTGGAGTCATCATTTAAATCTTTGCCGCAATCCAACAAATTGCCCACCAGCAATATCGAAGTGAATGAGAGGCCATTTAACTCAAAGTTTCCTCCGTCTCTATTGTCTGAAATCCAAAAAGGTGTAATGAGGACAAAGTACCGAGACGTACCTTTTTTCAAAAGCCCCTTAGATATCGGAATTTATTATCAACTACTCAATAAGGCGTCGGCTAAAACCATTATTGAAATAGGCTCAAAGTTTGGCGGTAGTGCGTTGTGGTTTGCCGACACGCTAACAGCTTATGGTGTGGAGTCACCTAAGGTTCTGTCTATTGATATTGAGCTGTTGGCAGAATTTACTGATGATAGAATTGAGTTTATAACCGGTGATGCCGCCAATTTAGGTGAGGTGTTGAATGAGAGCCTGCTGCAGGAGTTACCCCGGCCGATTGTTGTGATTGAGGACAGCAGCCATTTTTATCAACATAGCACGGCGACCTTAAACTTCTTCCACAGATATCTGCAGAAGGGCGATTACATTGTCATTGAAGATGGGGTGTGCTCGCAGCTTTCTGAGTCTCGCTATAGAACTTATGATAATGGCCCTAATCGCGCTGTTAGAGACTTCCTGTTGGCACACGGCGATGACTATGAAATAGATACCGCCCTTTGCGATCATTATGGTATTAATGCGACCTATAACCCTAATGGTTATTTAAGGCGTATCTAG
- a CDS encoding bifunctional alpha/beta hydrolase/OsmC family protein — protein MRTERLEFTGHDGSLLAARLDLPVGKPAAYALFAHCFTCSKDIQAAKRIAQRLASLGIAVLRFDFTGLGHSQGEFANTGFSSNMQDLLLAVSFLREQYAAPQLLIGHSLGGAAVLAMAGQVPETKAVVTIGAPADPRHVLHNFGGQVDEICSEGKADVSLAGRAFTIKRQFIEDISAVSLEQAVTGLRKALLVMHAPLDETVDLANAAELFQMAKHPKSFVTLDSADHLLSRFEDADYAAEVISTWAQRYIDVQLLPKQMKAPEGITRISEADPDSFTQDVSAAGHHLVADEPASYGGNYLGPTPYQLVAAGLGACTSMTIRMYARQKNIPLEHVQVDVSHTKVHAQDCAKCEQESGKIDQFLRHITLTGDLTSKQQQRLLEIADRCPVHRTLEGEINIETITGS, from the coding sequence ATGAGAACTGAACGGTTAGAGTTTACGGGACATGATGGATCTCTGCTGGCAGCGCGTCTGGATCTTCCGGTAGGTAAACCTGCAGCCTATGCCTTGTTTGCTCACTGCTTTACCTGCTCTAAGGATATACAGGCCGCGAAACGGATCGCCCAGCGCCTGGCTTCTTTGGGAATTGCGGTACTGAGGTTTGATTTTACCGGTCTGGGCCACTCTCAGGGAGAGTTCGCTAATACCGGTTTTAGTTCTAATATGCAGGATTTACTCTTAGCGGTGAGCTTTCTGCGCGAGCAGTACGCGGCCCCTCAGTTGTTGATCGGTCACTCTCTTGGTGGTGCGGCAGTGCTAGCGATGGCTGGTCAGGTACCTGAAACTAAGGCGGTTGTGACGATCGGTGCACCGGCCGATCCCAGGCATGTACTGCACAATTTTGGTGGTCAGGTTGATGAAATATGTTCCGAAGGTAAGGCAGATGTAAGTCTGGCAGGCCGCGCATTTACCATTAAGCGCCAATTCATTGAGGATATTTCTGCGGTATCGCTCGAACAGGCGGTAACGGGGTTACGTAAGGCATTGTTGGTGATGCATGCGCCACTGGATGAGACGGTTGATCTGGCGAATGCCGCCGAACTGTTTCAGATGGCAAAACATCCAAAGAGCTTTGTTACACTGGATTCCGCCGACCACTTGTTGAGTCGGTTTGAAGATGCTGACTATGCAGCAGAGGTGATCTCTACCTGGGCGCAGCGTTATATTGATGTTCAGCTGTTGCCTAAACAGATGAAAGCACCGGAAGGGATTACCCGGATATCTGAGGCTGATCCTGACAGCTTTACTCAGGATGTCAGTGCTGCAGGCCATCATCTTGTTGCGGATGAACCGGCAAGTTACGGCGGTAATTATCTGGGGCCGACACCTTATCAACTGGTTGCCGCTGGGTTAGGGGCTTGTACCTCAATGACTATCAGAATGTATGCGCGCCAGAAAAATATTCCCTTAGAGCATGTGCAGGTGGATGTGAGTCATACTAAAGTGCACGCTCAGGATTGTGCCAAGTGCGAACAAGAAAGTGGTAAAATTGACCAGTTTTTAAGGCATATAACGCTAACCGGAGATCTAACGTCTAAGCAACAGCAGCGATTATTAGAAATAGCGGATCGTTGTCCAGTGCATCGAACGCTGGAAGGTGAAATTAATATTGAAACGATTACGGGGAGTTGA
- a CDS encoding FKBP-type peptidyl-prolyl cis-trans isomerase — MSVTKDKVIQFHYNLTDADNSVEETTRGGSPMAYLHGHNNMITGLEKAMEGKAVGDTFSVTLEPKDAYGEFLPDCEQRIPVKHLQGAKKWRPGMVGTVHTEQGLRQVKVVKVGKFMVTVDNNHPLAGKVLTFDIEIIDSRDATSEEIAHGHAHGEGGHQH; from the coding sequence ATGAGTGTAACAAAAGATAAAGTTATTCAGTTTCACTACAACCTGACTGATGCGGATAACAGTGTTGAAGAGACCACCCGGGGTGGTTCGCCGATGGCTTACCTGCATGGTCATAATAATATGATCACGGGCCTGGAAAAGGCGATGGAAGGCAAAGCAGTAGGTGACACCTTTTCTGTAACTCTTGAGCCCAAAGACGCCTACGGTGAGTTTTTGCCTGACTGCGAGCAGCGGATTCCTGTTAAACATCTCCAAGGGGCGAAGAAGTGGCGTCCGGGTATGGTCGGCACGGTCCACACCGAGCAGGGATTACGACAGGTGAAAGTTGTTAAAGTCGGTAAGTTCATGGTGACGGTCGACAATAATCACCCCCTGGCCGGTAAAGTGCTGACGTTTGATATCGAAATCATCGATAGCCGTGATGCAACTAGTGAAGAGATTGCTCATGGACACGCTCACGGCGAAGGTGGCCATCAGCACTAA
- a CDS encoding MarR family winged helix-turn-helix transcriptional regulator has product MTTKHTVKNKGEQQLELTRYFPYKLSILERVVGQSIAQLYLGRFNLNRQEWRVIAALGTQKSMSAKELTAYTNLEKMQVSRAISRLRKDEMLHQQEDSQDRRYSQLSLTEKGKATYRKIVPLALAREEFILSGLTEKEQAQLFTLMEKVHDKADELQQWG; this is encoded by the coding sequence GTGACAACAAAGCATACCGTTAAAAATAAAGGTGAGCAGCAGCTGGAACTCACCCGTTATTTTCCATACAAGTTATCAATACTGGAGCGGGTCGTTGGCCAGTCTATCGCGCAACTATATTTAGGCAGATTTAACCTCAACCGTCAGGAATGGCGAGTTATTGCAGCGCTGGGAACCCAGAAATCGATGTCTGCAAAAGAATTAACCGCCTACACTAATCTGGAAAAAATGCAGGTCAGCAGAGCGATATCCCGGCTCCGAAAAGATGAAATGCTTCACCAGCAAGAAGACAGCCAGGACCGGCGATATAGCCAGCTTAGCCTGACTGAGAAAGGAAAAGCCACCTACCGTAAAATTGTCCCTCTGGCGCTGGCTCGCGAAGAATTTATTCTCTCGGGGCTCACGGAAAAGGAACAAGCACAGTTGTTCACGCTGATGGAAAAGGTCCACGACAAAGCGGACGAATTACAACAATGGGGTTAA